A DNA window from Prochlorococcus marinus XMU1406 contains the following coding sequences:
- a CDS encoding DUF3134 family protein has product MDSNKLKLRLDDISEVNPALTCFHRNDPAPVLPLRDEPDLLSWLETTGRLIAEKEGDSQEISTIEEEELSALMGEKEDYKTEEDPSEDDWED; this is encoded by the coding sequence ATGGACTCAAATAAACTAAAACTTAGATTAGACGATATTTCTGAAGTCAACCCTGCTTTAACTTGCTTCCACAGGAATGATCCAGCTCCTGTATTGCCATTAAGAGATGAGCCTGATCTGCTATCTTGGCTAGAAACCACAGGAAGACTTATTGCAGAAAAAGAGGGAGACTCACAAGAGATTAGTACTATAGAAGAAGAAGAACTTTCAGCGCTAATGGGAGAAAAAGAAGATTATAAAACTGAAGAAGACCCTTCAGAAGATGATTGGGAAGATTAA